In a single window of the Diospyros lotus cultivar Yz01 chromosome 10, ASM1463336v1, whole genome shotgun sequence genome:
- the LOC127811050 gene encoding CASP-like protein 1 produces MASSEKSLPPPEASYHSRLVAADLALRLLLFASAVVAVVVMVTSKQTEMVRWPVAPFPLLPRAAKFNHSPALIYLVAALSVAGLYSIITGLVSFLALSKPGASAKILAHFVILDVLMLGIVSAATGAAGGVAYIGLKGNSHVGWNKICSLYDKFCRHVGGSVAVSLFASVVLALLVILSAYSLSKKIPK; encoded by the exons ATGGCTTCATCGGAAAAGTCTCTGCCGCCGCCGGAAGCCTCTTACCACAGCCGGTTGGTGGCGGCCGATCTGGCTCTCCGGCTACTGCTATTCGCGTCGGCGGTGGTGGCCGTGGTGGTGATGGTCACCAGCAAACAAACTGAGATGGTCCGTTGGCCGGTTGCTCCCTTCCCTTTGCTGCCCAGAGCTGCTAAATTCAACCATTCTCCGGCCTTAAT ATATTTGGTAGCTGCACTATCAGTTGCTGGGCTTTATAGCATCATCACTGGGCTGGTTTCCTTCTTAGCACTCTCCAAGCCGGGCGCCTCAGCAAAGATACTGGCCCATTTCGTgatccttgatgtg CTGATGCTGGGCATCGTGTCTGCGGCGACCGGAGCTGCCGGAGGAGTGGCTTACATCGGGCTGAAAGGGAACTCTCACGTGGGCTGGAACAAGATTTGCAGCCTCTACGACAAGTTCTGCCGGCATGTCGGAGGATCCGTCGCCGTCTCCCTCTTCGCCTCCGTTGTTCTGGCGCTGCTTGTCATCCTCTCCGCTTACTCCCTCTCCAAGAAGATCCCCAAGTGA